In Marinobacter antarcticus, one genomic interval encodes:
- a CDS encoding exonuclease domain-containing protein, which produces MTSKSTHLRQTTFAFLDIETTGGNSSHDRITEIGIRFWRAGETVGEWQTLLSPGARISPFIEQLTGISNEMVSGAPPFEAVADILEEKLRGTVFVAHNARFDYGFIKSEFRRLGRLFSARVLCTVKLSRRLYPEYRRHNMDALIERHGLEQVQRHRAMGDVSAMLAFFTHALAEKGDTELEEAVAALLQRPSIPSHLPLDTLSDLPQNPGVYRFYGENDVLLYVGKSTNIAQRVASHFSGDHNTSRGVRISESLRRVECTETAGELGALLLELRQIKTLNPLFNRRSRAAKNLVSVELASNESGYLQARLVREIEPHQLGNYFGLFRSKRDAERALSGIAAKNELCNRLLGLEPEHEGPCFQRALGRCKGACEGTEDVARYNLRVQIAFHELRLRTWPWKGPVAIVERRENQMKPDILVVYNWMHVATLHDEQELHDLSLRGQSITFDLDSYKLLVKALMAPRRSQGRKAYSVIELSAIGEPDVLMP; this is translated from the coding sequence ATGACGTCCAAAAGTACCCATCTCAGACAAACCACGTTTGCGTTTCTCGATATCGAGACTACCGGCGGCAATTCGTCCCACGACCGCATTACCGAGATCGGAATCCGCTTCTGGCGCGCGGGTGAGACGGTGGGGGAGTGGCAAACGTTGCTGAGCCCGGGTGCCCGCATTTCTCCTTTCATCGAGCAATTGACGGGTATTTCCAACGAAATGGTCTCCGGCGCGCCACCGTTTGAAGCGGTGGCCGATATTTTGGAAGAAAAGCTGCGGGGTACAGTGTTTGTCGCCCACAATGCGCGCTTTGATTACGGTTTTATTAAATCGGAGTTCCGCAGGCTGGGGCGCCTGTTTTCTGCACGAGTGCTGTGCACAGTGAAGCTTTCCCGGCGGCTGTATCCTGAATATCGCCGACACAACATGGATGCGCTGATTGAGCGCCACGGGCTGGAGCAGGTGCAGCGGCACCGGGCCATGGGGGATGTCTCTGCAATGCTGGCATTCTTTACTCATGCGCTGGCAGAGAAGGGTGATACGGAACTTGAGGAGGCTGTTGCCGCGCTGTTGCAACGGCCGAGCATTCCCTCGCACCTGCCTCTGGATACCTTGAGCGATTTGCCGCAGAACCCGGGCGTTTACCGGTTCTACGGTGAGAACGATGTGCTTTTATATGTCGGAAAGAGCACCAACATCGCACAGCGGGTGGCTTCGCACTTTTCCGGGGATCACAACACAAGTCGCGGTGTACGGATTTCAGAAAGCCTGCGCCGGGTGGAGTGCACCGAAACCGCCGGCGAACTCGGGGCCTTGCTGTTGGAGCTCCGACAGATCAAAACCCTGAATCCTCTTTTTAACCGCCGCTCCCGCGCAGCCAAAAACCTGGTGAGTGTTGAACTGGCCTCAAACGAGTCCGGCTACCTGCAGGCGCGGCTGGTTCGGGAAATTGAGCCGCACCAGCTGGGAAATTACTTCGGGCTGTTTCGCAGCAAGCGGGATGCCGAGCGGGCGTTAAGTGGAATTGCTGCAAAAAATGAGCTGTGCAACCGACTGCTGGGTCTTGAGCCGGAACATGAGGGCCCCTGTTTCCAACGCGCGCTGGGGCGATGCAAAGGCGCCTGTGAGGGCACCGAGGATGTCGCTCGCTACAACCTTCGGGTGCAGATTGCCTTCCACGAGCTGCGTTTGCGAACCTGGCCATGGAAAGGGCCGGTAGCGATTGTGGAGCGCCGGGAAAATCAGATGAAGCCTGATATTCTGGTGGTCTACAACTGGATGCATGTTGCCACGCTGCACGATGAGCAGGAGCTCCATGATTTGTCACTGCGAGGCCAGTCCATAACGTTTGATCTGGACTCTTACAAACTGCTGGTCAAGGCGCTGATGGCGCCGCGCAGGAGCCAGGGCCGGAAGGCATATTCGGTGATTGAACTGTCTGCGATTGGTGAGCCGGATGTGCTTATGCCCTGA
- a CDS encoding aspartate aminotransferase family protein: MHKEPVSRELFDEVMVPNYAPGSIIPVRGEGSRIWDQDGREFIDLQGGIAVNCLGHSHPGLVRALQEQSEKIWHLSNVMTNEPALRLAKTLCDLTFAERVFFANSGGEANEAAFKLARRYSWEHSGPEKHEIISFKNAFHGRTLFTVSVGGQPKYLEGFEPAPGGIHHADFNDLESVKKLISKEKTCAVVVEPIQGEGGVMPGDPEFLKGLRQLCDDNDALLVFDEVQSGVGRTGHLYAYQMYGVVPDILTSAKGLGGGFPVAAMLTTAKVAASLGVGTHGSTYGGNALACAVAQKVIDTVSQPDILKGVKARSDYLRKGMMDIGKRYGIFSEVRGAGLLLGCVLTEKWQGKAKEFLNAGLDEGVMVLIAGADVIRLAPSLIIPDTDIDEALERFEAAVKKLTT, encoded by the coding sequence ATGCACAAAGAACCTGTCAGCCGCGAACTTTTTGATGAAGTTATGGTACCCAACTACGCCCCCGGTTCGATTATTCCGGTGCGAGGCGAGGGTTCCCGAATCTGGGATCAGGACGGCCGTGAGTTTATAGATCTGCAGGGTGGTATTGCCGTGAATTGCCTTGGGCATTCACACCCAGGGCTGGTTCGAGCGCTCCAGGAGCAGTCAGAGAAGATCTGGCACCTCTCCAATGTGATGACCAACGAGCCGGCTCTGCGGCTGGCGAAAACACTCTGCGACCTGACCTTTGCTGAAAGGGTATTTTTTGCCAACTCCGGAGGCGAGGCCAACGAAGCGGCGTTCAAACTGGCGCGCCGTTATAGCTGGGAACACTCCGGGCCGGAAAAGCACGAGATCATTTCCTTCAAAAACGCATTCCACGGTCGCACTCTGTTCACCGTGAGTGTGGGCGGCCAACCAAAATATCTTGAGGGCTTTGAGCCGGCGCCGGGTGGCATTCACCATGCCGACTTCAATGATCTCGAATCTGTAAAGAAACTGATCTCGAAGGAAAAAACCTGCGCTGTCGTTGTGGAGCCCATTCAGGGCGAAGGTGGCGTAATGCCAGGGGACCCCGAGTTTCTGAAGGGTTTGCGTCAGCTCTGTGATGACAACGATGCGCTGCTCGTTTTTGATGAGGTTCAGTCCGGTGTGGGCCGTACTGGCCATCTTTATGCCTATCAGATGTACGGAGTGGTGCCGGACATTCTTACCAGCGCCAAGGGCCTGGGCGGTGGTTTCCCGGTTGCCGCCATGCTGACCACGGCAAAAGTTGCGGCCAGTCTCGGGGTCGGTACCCATGGCAGCACCTATGGTGGCAACGCGCTCGCCTGCGCCGTTGCCCAGAAGGTCATCGATACGGTGAGTCAGCCGGATATCCTCAAAGGGGTGAAGGCTCGCTCCGATTATCTGCGCAAAGGCATGATGGATATCGGGAAGCGCTACGGTATCTTCAGTGAGGTTCGCGGAGCCGGACTTCTGTTGGGCTGTGTGCTGACTGAGAAATGGCAGGGTAAGGCCAAGGAATTCCTGAATGCAGGTCTGGATGAAGGCGTAATGGTGTTGATCGCAGGCGCCGATGTGATTCGACTGGCGCCCTCGCTGATTATCCCGGACACCGATATTGATGAGGCGCTTGAGCGCTTTGAAGCAGCGGTGAAGAAACTTACCACCTAG
- a CDS encoding arginine N-succinyltransferase: MWLVRPALLDDVNQILEIAGAAGSETARLSSTLPRQHEALAEKIEHSLASLAGKATAGGQPPRFLFVLEDTVTGRIHGTAGIDARAGNGQPFYNYRRDALIHASHELGISSRVDVLYPSHALTDHTLLCSFSITPELRNTEAFELLSRARILFIAGHRDWFAQHITVEIQGVQLADGGVPFWDSLGRHFFNMDFETADQHSGVLSRTFIAELMPPNPIYVTLLSEAAQAALGQPHELTVPNLELLQREGFQAGCYLDIFDAGPVLEARTDALHTLVTSRSKTLHGASEEGGDTCLISAGEGAGFRCTLAPVADTLEGTLKVPVSIWELLDKTAGDEVRVAPC, encoded by the coding sequence ATGTGGCTGGTACGTCCGGCACTATTGGATGACGTGAACCAGATACTTGAGATTGCGGGCGCTGCCGGTTCAGAAACCGCGCGCCTCTCATCCACGCTGCCCAGGCAGCACGAAGCTCTTGCGGAAAAAATAGAACACTCACTTGCCTCTCTTGCCGGTAAAGCCACAGCCGGTGGTCAGCCGCCACGGTTCCTGTTTGTGCTGGAAGACACGGTCACCGGCAGGATTCACGGCACGGCGGGTATCGATGCCCGTGCTGGTAACGGCCAGCCGTTTTATAACTATCGCCGCGATGCGCTTATTCATGCGTCCCACGAGCTAGGTATCTCCAGCCGGGTAGACGTTCTTTACCCCAGCCATGCGCTGACCGATCACACGTTGCTTTGCTCATTTTCCATCACGCCCGAGCTGCGTAATACCGAGGCGTTTGAGCTGCTATCCAGAGCCCGGATACTGTTCATTGCCGGGCATCGCGACTGGTTCGCTCAGCATATTACGGTGGAGATCCAGGGCGTTCAGCTTGCGGATGGCGGCGTTCCTTTCTGGGACAGTCTGGGGCGTCATTTTTTCAATATGGATTTTGAGACAGCTGATCAGCACTCCGGCGTGCTCAGTAGAACCTTTATTGCTGAACTCATGCCGCCCAATCCGATCTATGTCACCTTGCTTTCCGAGGCCGCGCAGGCGGCACTTGGCCAGCCCCATGAGCTGACCGTGCCGAATCTTGAGCTGCTGCAACGGGAAGGATTTCAGGCTGGCTGCTATCTGGACATCTTCGACGCCGGGCCGGTACTTGAGGCGCGCACAGATGCCTTGCATACACTGGTCACCAGTCGCTCCAAAACCTTGCATGGTGCCAGCGAAGAAGGCGGAGACACCTGCCTGATTTCTGCGGGTGAGGGTGCCGGGTTCCGTTGTACCCTGGCCCCGGTTGCCGATACGCTTGAGGGCACCCTCAAGGTGCCGGTGAGCATCTGGGAGCTGCTGGACAAGACAGCCGGTGACGAAGTGAGGGTAGCGCCATGTTAG
- the astA gene encoding arginine N-succinyltransferase has protein sequence MLVIRPLQDTDLDDLYAMAQKAGKGLTTLPADRDLLQRKINLARETFNQRCAPEAGLYLFALEDTVTKKAVGISGIQARVGLDEVFYNYRLSVTVNASKELGVHVRTPTLHLSNDMTDTSEICSLLLSDEYQGGGNGLLLSRCRFMYLDEFHKHFSEKVFAEMRGVSDEQGLSPLWDALGSKFFDMEFTEADMLSGLGNKAFIAELMPKYPIYLPMLPDSARAVIGRVHGNTAPALKMLQAEGFNFNGMVDIFDGGPVVEAFVNTIRTVRDSRNRHAMVTRNAVNLDVPAAERVMVSNRSFRNFRVTTVPASCVGTDTISLSPAVAEALQIESGDPVRLAPLKDRGKWKAQRQR, from the coding sequence ATGTTAGTGATCCGCCCGCTTCAGGATACCGATCTTGACGATCTTTACGCCATGGCACAGAAGGCCGGTAAGGGGCTGACCACGCTGCCTGCCGATCGAGACCTGTTGCAGCGCAAGATCAACCTTGCCCGGGAAACCTTCAATCAGCGCTGTGCTCCGGAAGCGGGTCTTTATCTGTTTGCTCTGGAGGATACGGTAACCAAAAAAGCTGTGGGTATTAGTGGCATTCAGGCACGGGTCGGTCTGGATGAGGTGTTCTACAACTACCGGCTCAGCGTTACGGTAAACGCCTCCAAGGAGTTGGGCGTTCATGTGCGGACGCCAACACTGCACCTCTCAAACGATATGACAGACACCAGTGAGATTTGCTCCCTGCTGCTCTCCGATGAGTACCAGGGCGGTGGGAACGGACTGCTACTCTCGCGCTGTCGCTTCATGTATCTGGATGAGTTCCATAAGCACTTTTCTGAAAAAGTATTTGCGGAAATGCGCGGAGTATCTGATGAACAGGGTCTGAGCCCGCTTTGGGATGCACTGGGCAGCAAGTTCTTTGATATGGAGTTTACGGAAGCGGACATGCTCTCCGGGCTTGGCAACAAAGCGTTTATTGCGGAGCTGATGCCCAAATACCCGATTTATCTGCCCATGTTGCCGGATTCGGCGCGGGCGGTTATCGGCCGGGTTCATGGCAATACGGCTCCGGCGCTGAAGATGCTGCAGGCGGAAGGGTTTAACTTCAACGGCATGGTGGACATATTTGATGGTGGTCCGGTGGTTGAAGCGTTCGTAAACACAATTCGTACGGTTCGCGACAGCAGGAATCGCCACGCCATGGTAACCCGCAATGCCGTTAACCTTGATGTGCCGGCTGCGGAACGGGTGATGGTGTCCAATCGCTCGTTCCGTAATTTCCGGGTAACGACGGTGCCCGCCAGTTGCGTTGGCACCGACACAATCAGCTTGTCACCGGCTGTGGCGGAAGCCTTACAGATTGAATCGGGAGACCCGGTGCGGCTGGCCCCTCTGAAGGATAGAGGAAAGTGGAAAGCACAGCGGCAGAGATAG
- the astD gene encoding succinylglutamate-semialdehyde dehydrogenase: MANLTGELFIGGLWLQGHGDAFESVQPVTGDTIWEGTGASLADVDAAAREARAAFLKWRRKSFAERQAVVEAFGDLLETNKEELAHQIGLETGKPLWESRTEVAAMIGKIGISVKAYNDRTGHSESDMAGGHAVLRHRPHGVVAVFGPYNFPGHLPNGHIVPALLAGNTVIFKPSELTPGVAELTVKLWEKAGLPDGVISLVQGAADTGKSLASHPMIDGLFFTGSSTVGHLLHQQLGGQPEKILALEMGGNNPLIVQDVADVDGAVHHALQSAFLSAGQRCTCARRLLVPKGKKGDEFLDRLVAVSARIQVGEFDAKPQPFMGSVISAQAAGKLLAAQADMLEKGATSLLEMKQIKPDTGLLSPGIVDVTGLELPDEEFFGPLLTVYRYKSFDHALELANNTRYGLSAGLLSDDRKLYERLLEEARAGIVNWNRPLTGASSAAPFGGVGASGNHRASAYYAADYCAWPMASLESGKSEVPESLAPGLNFDA; this comes from the coding sequence ATGGCAAATCTGACAGGCGAACTGTTTATCGGCGGGCTTTGGCTTCAGGGCCACGGCGACGCGTTTGAGTCGGTTCAGCCCGTTACCGGCGATACCATCTGGGAAGGTACCGGCGCCAGCCTTGCGGATGTGGATGCGGCAGCGCGTGAGGCTCGGGCCGCCTTCCTGAAATGGCGGCGCAAGAGCTTTGCCGAGCGCCAGGCTGTGGTTGAGGCTTTTGGCGATCTTCTGGAAACCAACAAGGAGGAGCTTGCCCATCAGATTGGTCTGGAGACCGGCAAGCCCCTGTGGGAGTCTCGCACGGAAGTGGCGGCGATGATCGGCAAGATAGGCATCTCTGTGAAAGCCTATAACGATCGCACCGGGCACTCTGAATCCGACATGGCAGGTGGTCACGCGGTGCTGCGGCATCGCCCCCACGGTGTTGTTGCTGTGTTTGGGCCCTATAATTTCCCCGGACACCTTCCCAATGGCCATATTGTGCCGGCTCTGCTTGCAGGCAATACGGTCATATTCAAACCCAGCGAGCTGACGCCCGGCGTTGCGGAGCTGACGGTTAAACTCTGGGAAAAAGCCGGTCTGCCGGACGGCGTGATCAGTCTGGTTCAAGGTGCTGCCGATACCGGCAAGTCGCTTGCCAGTCACCCGATGATTGATGGCCTGTTCTTTACCGGTAGCTCAACGGTTGGCCATTTGCTGCATCAGCAGCTTGGCGGTCAGCCAGAAAAAATTCTTGCTTTGGAAATGGGCGGTAATAACCCGCTGATTGTTCAGGATGTTGCGGATGTGGATGGCGCTGTGCACCACGCCCTGCAATCGGCGTTTCTGTCGGCTGGCCAGCGTTGTACCTGCGCCCGGCGTTTACTGGTTCCCAAAGGCAAAAAGGGCGATGAATTTCTGGATCGCCTGGTGGCTGTGTCTGCCCGTATTCAGGTGGGAGAGTTTGATGCCAAGCCCCAGCCATTCATGGGTTCGGTTATTTCCGCGCAAGCGGCCGGAAAACTCCTGGCTGCCCAGGCAGACATGCTGGAGAAAGGTGCGACGTCTCTATTGGAAATGAAACAGATCAAACCAGACACAGGCCTCCTCTCCCCGGGGATTGTGGATGTAACCGGGCTGGAGTTGCCTGATGAAGAGTTCTTCGGGCCACTGCTCACGGTTTATCGTTACAAGAGTTTTGACCATGCTTTGGAGCTCGCCAATAACACCCGCTACGGGCTTTCGGCGGGCCTGCTTTCCGACGACCGAAAGCTTTACGAGCGGTTGCTGGAAGAGGCCAGGGCGGGCATTGTGAACTGGAACCGTCCGCTGACCGGGGCTAGCAGCGCTGCGCCCTTTGGTGGAGTGGGCGCCAGTGGTAACCATCGCGCCAGCGCCTATTATGCGGCGGATTACTGTGCCTGGCCCATGGCATCTCTTGAGTCTGGCAAAAGCGAAGTGCCGGAGAGCCTGGCACCGGGCCTGAATTTTGATGCCTGA
- the astB gene encoding N-succinylarginine dihydrolase: MVKHAVEANFDGLVGPTHNYAGLSWGNVASKSNVNAVSNPREAALQGLEKMKRLADRGYVQGILPPHERPHIPSLRALGFSGTDAQILERAAKSSPSILAAVSSASSMWTANAATVSPSADTADHRVNFTPANLSAKFHRSIEHAVTGRTLKSIFADEGYFAHHPALPSVSHFGDEGAANHTRLCGHYGEPGVELFVYGRAAFNEQAPAPEKYPARQTLEASKAIARLHGLKDGNRVFAQQNPAAIDAGVFHNDVIAVGNGNTLFYHDMAFLNEEQVLSDIRSRLTGTELEAVRVSSAEVPLEDAVASYLFNSQLLNTPDGMLLAVPGECREVASVSQYLDKLLAAGGPITAVEVFDVKQSMRNGGGPACLRLRVVLNDDELQAMHRGVIITDALYERLTTWVEAHYRDRLAREDLADSMLLDEVRKALDELTGILGLGSIYDFQI, encoded by the coding sequence ATGGTAAAGCATGCGGTAGAAGCAAATTTTGATGGCCTGGTTGGCCCCACCCACAATTACGCGGGCCTGTCCTGGGGTAACGTGGCATCGAAATCCAATGTGAACGCGGTATCCAATCCCCGTGAGGCGGCACTTCAGGGGCTGGAAAAAATGAAACGCCTGGCTGACCGAGGTTATGTTCAAGGCATTTTGCCTCCCCATGAGCGCCCTCATATCCCATCCCTCAGAGCGCTCGGGTTCAGCGGCACGGATGCACAGATTCTGGAGCGGGCAGCAAAGTCCAGTCCGTCGATTCTGGCGGCCGTGTCTTCGGCTTCCTCTATGTGGACAGCCAATGCCGCAACCGTTTCACCCAGTGCTGATACCGCAGATCACAGGGTGAATTTTACGCCTGCCAATCTGAGCGCCAAGTTCCACCGTTCCATTGAGCATGCCGTGACTGGCCGCACTCTGAAGTCCATCTTCGCGGATGAGGGGTATTTTGCCCATCACCCCGCACTGCCTTCGGTCAGCCATTTTGGCGATGAGGGCGCGGCCAATCACACCCGGCTTTGTGGCCATTACGGAGAGCCGGGTGTGGAGCTGTTTGTGTATGGTCGGGCAGCGTTCAACGAACAGGCACCGGCTCCGGAAAAATACCCGGCCCGGCAGACCCTGGAGGCCTCAAAGGCCATTGCCCGCCTGCACGGCCTGAAAGACGGGAATCGGGTGTTTGCCCAGCAGAACCCGGCCGCCATTGATGCCGGGGTATTCCATAACGACGTTATTGCTGTGGGCAACGGCAACACGCTGTTCTACCACGACATGGCATTCCTGAACGAAGAGCAGGTGTTATCAGATATCCGTTCCCGCCTGACCGGAACTGAACTGGAGGCTGTTCGTGTGAGCAGTGCAGAGGTGCCGCTGGAGGATGCAGTGGCCTCATATCTGTTCAACAGTCAGCTGCTGAATACGCCCGATGGCATGCTGCTGGCGGTTCCGGGCGAGTGCAGGGAAGTGGCGTCTGTCAGTCAGTATCTGGATAAGCTGCTTGCTGCTGGCGGGCCGATTACGGCGGTTGAAGTGTTTGATGTGAAGCAGTCCATGCGCAATGGCGGCGGCCCTGCTTGCCTGCGTTTGCGTGTGGTTCTGAATGATGACGAGCTGCAGGCCATGCATCGCGGCGTGATTATTACCGATGCGCTATACGAGCGCCTGACCACTTGGGTTGAAGCCCATTACCGTGATCGGCTCGCCCGGGAAGATCTGGCCGACTCGATGCTGCTGGATGAAGTGCGCAAAGCGCTGGATGAGCTGACCGGTATTCTGGGGTTGGGCTCTATCTACGACTTCCAGATTTAG
- a CDS encoding TetR/AcrR family transcriptional regulator: MTEPLKTRREREKQARYDAILDAAEGAFSEKGYERTSMDDIARTASLSRALLYVYFKDKAAIQRGIMLRAGHSLSERFREARQTADTGLAQIRAMGESYYRFYLEEPDYFSALTKASTAMAEADETQAMEMLCSKSELMEMMTEAIEMGLEDGTMSRQRIQSPEQTALYLRGALHGTILLCQSEISESGGSFPAESLIRHTMDMLTSSIAAS; the protein is encoded by the coding sequence ATGACTGAACCGCTGAAAACACGCCGCGAACGGGAGAAACAGGCCCGCTATGACGCCATTCTGGATGCCGCCGAGGGGGCCTTCTCGGAGAAGGGTTACGAGCGCACATCCATGGACGATATTGCACGCACGGCCAGCCTGAGCCGGGCGCTGCTGTATGTGTACTTCAAGGATAAGGCCGCCATTCAGCGGGGCATTATGCTGAGGGCCGGGCACAGCCTGTCTGAGCGCTTCCGGGAAGCCAGGCAAACAGCCGACACCGGGCTGGCGCAGATACGGGCGATGGGGGAATCCTACTACCGTTTCTACCTGGAGGAGCCGGACTACTTCTCAGCGCTCACCAAAGCCTCAACCGCCATGGCGGAGGCAGACGAAACCCAGGCCATGGAAATGCTTTGTTCGAAATCAGAACTTATGGAAATGATGACAGAGGCCATCGAAATGGGGCTTGAAGACGGCACCATGAGCCGCCAGCGGATCCAAAGCCCTGAACAAACCGCCCTTTACCTGCGCGGGGCCCTGCATGGAACCATCCTGTTATGCCAGTCAGAAATAAGCGAGAGTGGCGGCAGCTTCCCCGCCGAAAGCCTCATTCGGCATACCATGGATATGCTGACCTCGTCGATCGCAGCCTCCTGA
- a CDS encoding efflux RND transporter periplasmic adaptor subunit: MTSFRTPVAFIFLAAFGLFLSGCETDDTPEASARHVVSVRVSDVTGGQAQEITLRFSGIVRSTQRATLTFQVSGTLKERAVELGQTVAAGDVLARVYNPALEPARDSASAKLDELNTRYDQAKREWERSSRLRERGVVSEQSLEQIAARRDSLKASVATARAALAEATQLLQESTLRAPFGGRVEALLVERDEFVAAGQPVMRLSSPEGKEVEARVPAYLLAHVSLDQEVPVWSVQNRSQAPVTGSVVEIAQAGAIRGELHPILVSLPINTLEAGEPVEVGITPVRESAITVPLLSVIRSAGNMTVFRVRDGVARRVPIDVERVVGERVVVRTGELAPGDQVVYAGTTRLADGDAVEVR, from the coding sequence ATGACATCATTCCGTACCCCTGTTGCCTTCATTTTTTTAGCTGCTTTCGGCCTTTTTCTTTCCGGTTGCGAGACTGATGATACGCCGGAGGCGTCTGCCAGGCATGTGGTGTCGGTGCGCGTTTCCGACGTTACCGGGGGGCAGGCCCAGGAAATAACCTTGCGCTTTTCCGGCATTGTTCGGTCGACCCAAAGGGCAACACTGACATTTCAGGTCAGCGGCACTCTGAAAGAGCGGGCGGTAGAGCTGGGCCAGACTGTTGCCGCCGGCGATGTGCTCGCCCGGGTGTATAACCCGGCACTGGAGCCGGCGCGGGATTCGGCCAGCGCCAAACTGGACGAACTGAACACCCGTTACGATCAGGCTAAGCGCGAGTGGGAACGCTCCAGCCGTCTGCGCGAACGTGGTGTGGTTTCCGAGCAGAGCCTTGAGCAGATCGCGGCCCGTCGTGATTCCCTGAAAGCCAGCGTTGCCACAGCCCGGGCCGCGCTGGCCGAGGCCACTCAGTTGTTGCAAGAGAGTACGTTGCGGGCGCCGTTTGGCGGGCGTGTTGAGGCGCTTCTGGTCGAGCGGGATGAGTTTGTCGCTGCCGGCCAGCCGGTAATGCGGCTGTCCTCGCCCGAGGGCAAGGAAGTGGAAGCCCGGGTGCCTGCCTATCTGTTGGCTCATGTGTCGCTGGATCAGGAAGTGCCGGTTTGGTCTGTGCAAAATCGCAGTCAGGCCCCGGTCACCGGTTCCGTTGTTGAAATTGCTCAAGCCGGCGCAATCCGTGGCGAGTTGCACCCGATTCTGGTCAGCCTGCCGATCAATACCCTTGAAGCGGGCGAGCCGGTTGAAGTGGGCATTACACCGGTGCGGGAATCCGCAATCACCGTTCCACTTCTGTCCGTGATCCGTAGCGCCGGGAACATGACGGTATTTCGCGTGCGCGATGGCGTGGCCCGACGGGTGCCAATAGACGTTGAGCGTGTGGTGGGTGAACGCGTTGTCGTGCGCACGGGTGAGCTGGCGCCAGGTGATCAGGTGGTATATGCGGGCACAACCCGCCTCGCAGACGGTGATGCCGTGGAGGTGCGTTAA